Genomic window (Streptomyces liliiviolaceus):
GCGCCACCCACACCGCCACCACCGCCGAGCGGGCGAGCGAACTCGCGGGCCAGGGCTACGACGTCATCATCGAGTCCGCCGGCGTGCCGGCCACCGCGGACCAGGCCGTCTCCCTCGCGGCCCGGCACGGGCAGGCCGTCTTCATCGGCATCCCGCACGATCCCGTCGTCCTGCCGAAGGCCACCTTCAGTAATTTCCTGCGCCGGGAGGTCACCCTTCACGGCGCCTGGAACTCCTTCTCCGCCCCGTTCCCCGGTGACGAATGGCGCACCGCCGCCCGCGCCATGGGGGACGGTAGCCTCCGCTGGAAGTTCATGATCACTCACGAACTGGGGCTCGACGACGTCTCCGCGACCCTGCGTCAGCTGGGCGAGCGGTCCATCTTCAGCTCCAAGGTCCTCTTCCTGCCGAACGGAGACCGTCCATGAGCGCGCTTCTCGCCATCGACCTGGGCACCGAAAGCGCCCGGGTGGCCGTGTACAGCGCCGACGGTGCGGAACTCGGGCTGAGCCAGAGCGGCTACCCCACCTCCTTCCCGCACCCCGGCTGGGCCGAGCAGAATCCCGAGGACTGGTGGCACGCGGTGGTCACGGCCACCCGCGCGGCCCTCACCGAGGCGGGCTCGCCCCCGGTGGCCGGCGTCGCCGTCGCGACCACCGCGTCCACCGTCGCCGTACTGGACGCGGCCGGACGGCCGCTGCGTCCGGCACTGCTGTGGATGGACAGCCGGGCCAGCGCGGAGTCCGCTCTGACAGCCACCCTGGACCATCCGGTCCTGCGGTACGCGGGCGGCTCCGACGCGGTCGAGTGGCTCGTGCCGAAGGCCATGTGGCTGGCCCGGCACCAGCCGGAGGTCTACCGCGCCGCCGGTCACATCGTCGAGGCGGTCGACTACCTCGTGTGGCGCCTCACCGGCGAGTGGACCGGATCGCGGATGAACGCCGTGTGCAAGTGGAACTACGACCCGCGCGGCGCAGGTCTCCCCGACGACCTCTACGCGGAGCTGGGCGTACCCGACCTCCGGGACAAGCTCCCCAGCCGTATCGTCCCGGTCGGCGACCCCGTCGCGCCCGTGCAGCCCAGTGCCCGCGACGAACTCGGCCTCACCGGCGGGGCCGTGGTCGGCGCCGGCGGCATCGACGCCCACCTGTCCCTGCTCGCCGTCGGCGGCGCGCGGACCGGCCGGGTGTCGGTCGTCTGCGGCACCTCCACCGCCTTCGTCACGGAGATCGACGAGCCCGTCTTCCCGCCCACCGTCTGGGGCCCCTATCCGGATGCCCTGAACACCGGCCGGTGGCTGGTCGAGGGAGGGCAGGTCACCTCGGGGTCCGTGCTCACCTGGGCCGGTGAACAACTCCTCGGCCGGCCCCGCGCGGAACTGCCCGCTCTGATCAAGGAGGCCGCGGCGCTGCCGCCCGGCGCACACGGGCTGATGGTCCTCGACTACTTCATGGGCAATCGCACACCGCTGCGCGACCCCCGGCTGCGCGGCGCCGTTCTGGGACTGACGCTCGGCAGCCGTCCCGAGGAGGTCTACCGGGCCGCCGTCGAAGGCGTCGCCTACGGCACCCGCCAGGTCCTCGACTCGTTCGTCGAAGGCGGCGTACCGGTCGAGGAAGTGTTCGTGTCCGGAGGCATCCGGCACAACCCGTTGTGGCTGCGCACCACCGCGGACGTACTCGGCCGCCCGCTGCTGCTGGTCTCCGAGAGCAACCTCACCCTGCGGGCCTGCGCGGTCGCCGCGGCCAACGCGGCCGGCCGGGCCACCTCCCTCACCGAGGCCGCCGCGGGCTTCGCCCCGCGCGTGA
Coding sequences:
- a CDS encoding FGGY-family carbohydrate kinase, with protein sequence MSALLAIDLGTESARVAVYSADGAELGLSQSGYPTSFPHPGWAEQNPEDWWHAVVTATRAALTEAGSPPVAGVAVATTASTVAVLDAAGRPLRPALLWMDSRASAESALTATLDHPVLRYAGGSDAVEWLVPKAMWLARHQPEVYRAAGHIVEAVDYLVWRLTGEWTGSRMNAVCKWNYDPRGAGLPDDLYAELGVPDLRDKLPSRIVPVGDPVAPVQPSARDELGLTGGAVVGAGGIDAHLSLLAVGGARTGRVSVVCGTSTAFVTEIDEPVFPPTVWGPYPDALNTGRWLVEGGQVTSGSVLTWAGEQLLGRPRAELPALIKEAAALPPGAHGLMVLDYFMGNRTPLRDPRLRGAVLGLTLGSRPEEVYRAAVEGVAYGTRQVLDSFVEGGVPVEEVFVSGGIRHNPLWLRTTADVLGRPLLLVSESNLTLRACAVAAANAAGRATSLTEAAAGFAPRVTVIEPDSSHRAAFEQGYADYRAATDATREIAHRLSAPDRHAG